A single Marinitoga aeolica DNA region contains:
- a CDS encoding V-type ATP synthase subunit I produces MHEKLKPFTIISNKYELEEISKKILDSQEVEIIPLEKIIKQELLKELKIQKENAYKEIYDNFMKIFNYAEKSPEPKTKKIKFPLIIDKDEILNFSNELNEKMEKIFFKIEELKEERKSLETEIELFEKLRSINIKIERFRKMRKLKYKVGKISTMYYERFVQSLNDKNALSINFAKDESFDWIIIIYDSNIDIEKVLSVANFMEYHISENYSGTPKEILWELYDKHRSLKYEIEMLNMSLKKLFFENRRHIYKYFDYIFVLKNIYDLTHSIKFTENFFLISGWTTEKTYFDLFNYSKSNDYILFLDYSFNEKAPTLLKNNGFFKHFEFVVKMFGTPSSDEIDPTPIISVLFLLFYGMMFGDVGHGLILTLFGFWIYKKKKSDLFYVIGSAGIFSMIFGILYGSFFGFEDIIKPLWKRPMDNINFFLMLSIYFGITILTLAMILNIINKIKNRKNKELIFDPNGFAGISLYWILLGSIFYMIKNGNFPKISYFFIIGLIIVIYLKSIIFEEGKIGEKLVQGFFELFEILLGYLSNTLSFIRLGAFALNHAGLFLAFYMMSQMTHNSILSFIILLFGNILIVVLEGLVVFIQTLRLEYYEFFTRFFNGNGREFKPIKYKF; encoded by the coding sequence ATGCATGAGAAATTAAAACCATTTACTATAATTTCAAATAAATACGAATTAGAGGAAATTTCAAAGAAAATATTAGATTCACAAGAAGTTGAAATAATACCACTTGAAAAAATTATAAAACAAGAATTATTGAAAGAATTAAAAATTCAAAAAGAAAATGCTTACAAAGAAATATATGACAATTTTATGAAAATATTTAACTATGCTGAAAAATCTCCTGAACCTAAAACCAAGAAAATAAAATTTCCTTTAATAATCGATAAAGATGAAATATTGAACTTTTCAAATGAATTAAATGAGAAAATGGAGAAAATATTTTTTAAAATTGAAGAATTAAAGGAAGAAAGAAAAAGCCTGGAAACAGAAATAGAATTATTTGAAAAACTCCGTTCCATAAACATAAAAATTGAAAGATTCAGAAAAATGCGAAAATTAAAGTATAAAGTTGGAAAAATTAGCACTATGTATTATGAGAGATTTGTTCAAAGTTTAAATGATAAAAATGCATTATCTATAAATTTTGCAAAAGATGAGAGTTTTGATTGGATAATTATTATTTACGATTCTAATATTGATATTGAAAAAGTTTTATCAGTTGCTAATTTTATGGAATACCATATTTCAGAAAATTATTCAGGAACACCTAAAGAAATATTATGGGAGTTGTATGATAAACATCGTTCATTAAAATACGAAATTGAAATGTTAAACATGTCCTTAAAAAAATTATTTTTCGAAAATAGAAGACATATATATAAATACTTCGATTACATATTTGTTTTAAAAAATATTTATGATTTAACTCATTCAATTAAATTTACAGAAAATTTCTTTTTGATTTCCGGATGGACTACAGAAAAAACATATTTTGATTTATTTAATTATTCAAAATCTAATGATTATATTCTATTCCTTGATTATTCTTTTAATGAAAAAGCACCAACATTATTAAAAAACAATGGATTCTTTAAACATTTTGAATTTGTTGTAAAAATGTTTGGCACACCATCAAGTGATGAAATTGATCCAACTCCTATAATTTCCGTTTTATTCTTACTATTCTATGGAATGATGTTTGGAGATGTCGGCCATGGTTTAATATTAACTTTATTTGGTTTTTGGATATATAAAAAGAAAAAATCAGATCTGTTTTATGTTATAGGTTCAGCTGGAATATTTTCTATGATATTTGGTATATTATACGGAAGTTTTTTCGGTTTTGAAGATATAATTAAACCATTATGGAAGCGACCTATGGATAATATAAATTTCTTTTTAATGTTATCAATTTATTTTGGAATTACAATACTCACACTAGCTATGATTTTAAATATAATAAACAAAATAAAAAATAGAAAAAACAAAGAATTAATTTTCGATCCAAATGGATTCGCGGGTATTTCGTTATATTGGATTTTATTGGGGTCTATATTTTATATGATAAAAAATGGTAATTTTCCTAAAATTAGTTATTTTTTCATTATAGGATTAATTATTGTTATATATCTTAAAAGCATTATATTTGAAGAAGGAAAGATTGGAGAAAAATTAGTGCAAGGATTTTTTGAACTTTTTGAAATTTTATTAGGATATTTAAGCAATACTTTATCTTTTATCAGATTAGGCGCTTTCGCTTTAAATCATGCTGGATTATTCCTTGCATTTTATATGATGTCTCAAATGACACATAATTCTATTTTATCTTTTATTATTTTGTTATTTGGTAATATTTTAATCGTTGTATTAGAAGGCTTAGTTGTTTTCATACAAACTTTAAGGCTTGAATATTATGAATTTTTCACAAGATTTTTTAATGGTAATGGTAGAGAATTTAAACCTATAAAATACAAATTTTAA
- a CDS encoding V-type ATPase subunit, which produces MKFPALMAKIKVLNSKILNDNDFQNLINTDTVTEIAEYLKNNTHYKKLFEGFDIEKLHRRDIEILLRKAMLEDMYNIYFFLPIEGQKFFRLMEKRFEIENIKFILRSLHSNHPEYIKKEKLFPLNHKTVDEDTLTNISSFDDALNIFKNTIYEPIINSVYQNYAKTKKIQYLLNAFDFWYFTKMKSILSTMPSFGKNLKKLYYIQMDLANIQWIYRAKILFKLSTEEVLNFLMPISFNLSQDELKSMASAETTDDFINKISICSYGQYFHNIDKDIFPYVIERTCEKIILKNAKTLLSRTQNGFDVMSGYLYVREYEYKDLITLIEGKRYEIPDEKIKSFLILAGENDA; this is translated from the coding sequence TTGAAATTTCCAGCATTAATGGCTAAAATAAAAGTTTTAAATTCTAAAATACTTAATGATAACGATTTTCAAAATTTAATAAATACCGATACCGTAACTGAAATTGCAGAATATTTAAAAAATAATACACATTATAAAAAATTATTTGAAGGATTCGATATTGAAAAACTTCATAGAAGAGATATAGAAATATTATTGAGAAAAGCTATGCTAGAGGATATGTATAATATATATTTCTTCCTTCCAATAGAAGGACAAAAATTTTTTAGATTAATGGAAAAAAGATTTGAAATTGAAAATATAAAATTTATTTTAAGATCACTTCATTCAAACCATCCCGAATATATTAAAAAAGAAAAGCTCTTCCCTTTAAATCACAAAACTGTTGATGAAGATACGCTTACCAATATATCCTCTTTTGATGATGCACTCAATATATTTAAAAATACTATTTACGAACCTATTATAAACTCCGTTTATCAAAATTATGCAAAAACAAAGAAAATTCAATATTTATTAAATGCTTTTGATTTTTGGTATTTTACAAAAATGAAATCTATTTTAAGTACGATGCCGTCATTTGGAAAAAATTTAAAAAAATTATATTACATACAAATGGATTTAGCAAATATACAATGGATTTACAGAGCTAAAATTTTATTTAAACTTTCTACTGAAGAAGTATTAAATTTTTTGATGCCTATTTCTTTTAATTTATCTCAAGACGAATTAAAAAGCATGGCTTCTGCTGAAACCACCGATGATTTTATAAATAAAATTTCTATTTGTTCATATGGTCAGTATTTTCACAATATTGATAAAGATATATTCCCATATGTGATAGAGAGAACCTGTGAAAAAATCATTTTAAAAAATGCGAAAACTTTATTAAGTAGAACTCAAAATGGATTTGATGTAATGAGTGGTTACTTATATGTAAGAGAATACGAGTACAAAGATCTGATTACTTTAATTGAAGGAAAAAGATATGAAATACCTGATGAAAAAATTAAAAGTTTCTTGATTTTGGCAGGTGAGAACGATGCATGA
- a CDS encoding ArsR/SmtB family transcription factor, with amino-acid sequence MEAYKIFKALGCKWRVEIVKKIAKNKNICLCELQKEFPLDVSTLSRHISMLKKVGIIVEERQGTSKILSISSRKVMELIKQAEKL; translated from the coding sequence ATGGAGGCATATAAAATTTTTAAAGCCTTAGGTTGTAAATGGAGAGTTGAAATAGTGAAAAAAATAGCTAAAAATAAAAATATTTGTTTATGTGAGTTGCAAAAAGAATTTCCGCTTGATGTAAGTACTCTTTCAAGACATATTAGTATGTTAAAAAAAGTTGGAATAATAGTAGAAGAAAGGCAAGGTACTTCAAAAATTCTTTCTATATCTTCAAGAAAAGTAATGGAATTAATAAAACAGGCAGAAAAATTATAA
- a CDS encoding sulfurtransferase TusA family protein, translated as MKKNLTLQDLFKALANQIRMEILISIFDNYLTASEIAEKLNHDISTIYRHLLHMKKIGILKSERKNGIEYFDFSSTKIFHIIENAIEFISEIKGNKVIDCTHMGRCLLDQNSLNIEPDMILDMRGEICPVPDIQTRKVLKNMKKEQVLLVIVDYPLSAERIPISIAKEGHILLGKINEIPGETKLYIKRAKKIRRA; from the coding sequence ATGAAAAAAAACCTCACATTACAAGATTTATTTAAAGCATTAGCTAATCAAATAAGAATGGAAATATTAATTTCGATATTTGATAATTATTTAACAGCTTCTGAAATTGCTGAAAAATTAAATCATGATATTTCTACTATATATAGACATTTGCTTCATATGAAAAAAATAGGAATTTTAAAATCTGAAAGAAAAAATGGTATAGAATATTTTGATTTTTCTTCAACTAAAATATTTCATATAATAGAAAATGCGATAGAATTTATTTCTGAAATAAAAGGAAATAAAGTTATAGATTGTACACATATGGGAAGATGTTTATTAGATCAAAACTCTTTAAATATTGAACCAGATATGATTCTTGATATGAGAGGTGAAATTTGTCCTGTTCCTGATATACAAACAAGGAAAGTATTAAAAAACATGAAAAAAGAGCAGGTGCTTTTAGTAATAGTGGATTATCCACTTTCGGCTGAAAGAATTCCTATTTCAATAGCAAAAGAAGGGCATATATTATTAGGGAAAATAAACGAAATCCCTGGTGAAACAAAATTATACATAAAAAGAGCCAAAAAAATCAGGAGAGCTTAA
- the gcvH gene encoding glycine cleavage system protein GcvH → MKKFAKTHEWVLLEDNIAYIGISEHAAEELGDVTFVELPEVGKEIKKGDVLCTLESVKSASDVYAPISGKIVEVNSTLDSNPEIINDSPEKDGWIVKIEVSNKEELDELLSEEEYKKSL, encoded by the coding sequence ATGAAAAAATTTGCTAAAACTCATGAATGGGTATTATTAGAAGATAATATTGCTTATATTGGTATTTCAGAACATGCTGCTGAGGAATTAGGAGATGTAACATTTGTTGAATTGCCCGAAGTAGGAAAAGAAATAAAAAAAGGTGATGTATTATGTACATTGGAATCTGTAAAGTCAGCAAGTGATGTATATGCACCAATAAGCGGAAAAATTGTAGAAGTTAATTCCACATTAGATAGCAACCCAGAAATAATAAACGATTCACCTGAAAAAGACGGCTGGATTGTAAAGATAGAAGTTTCTAATAAAGAAGAACTCGATGAATTATTATCAGAAGAAGAATATAAAAAATCATTATAA
- the lpdA gene encoding dihydrolipoyl dehydrogenase: MYDVIVIGGGPGGYVSAIRLAQLGKKVAIIEKENLGGTCTNKGCIPTKALLTAAHLYTDIISKSKKFGIKVDSISYELSGIMKHMNKSITMSRKGIEYLMKKNNIEVFKGTGEIIDKNHIKVNDEIIESEYLILAHGSVPSMFPPFNQVEGIWTSDDVFKMTELPDSIVIIGGGVIGVEFATFFASLGKKVHIVELAEHILPFEDEDVAQEVKKSLIKKGVKVYEKTKVKDVKKDENYIVIAESENGEIELTADRVLLAVGRRPNIPEDVKKLGVTIERGVVTDNTMKTNIDNIYAIGDIRAKIMLAHVAMFEGIVAAHNIAGEKMEMDYSAVPSIIFSSPEVASTGLKEKDLDPDKIIIGKFPVSANGRARTMEERDGFAKVIADKETKKVLGFAVVSPSATDMIMEGVLAVKHGLTVEEVSNSIHPHPTLTETILGAFEDAEGMALHI, from the coding sequence ATGTATGATGTAATTGTAATTGGTGGTGGTCCTGGCGGATATGTTTCTGCAATTAGATTGGCTCAATTAGGGAAAAAAGTTGCTATCATAGAAAAAGAAAATTTAGGTGGCACCTGTACAAATAAGGGTTGTATCCCAACAAAAGCTCTTTTAACTGCTGCACATTTATATACGGATATTATTTCCAAATCAAAGAAATTTGGTATTAAAGTTGATAGTATTTCTTATGAACTTTCTGGAATTATGAAACATATGAATAAATCAATTACAATGTCGCGTAAAGGTATTGAATATTTAATGAAGAAAAACAATATAGAAGTATTTAAAGGAACTGGAGAAATAATAGATAAAAATCACATAAAAGTGAATGATGAAATCATTGAAAGCGAATATTTGATTTTAGCCCATGGTTCTGTTCCTTCAATGTTCCCACCTTTTAATCAAGTAGAAGGTATATGGACAAGTGATGATGTATTTAAAATGACAGAATTACCAGATAGCATTGTTATTATTGGTGGTGGAGTTATAGGAGTTGAATTTGCGACATTCTTTGCTTCATTAGGCAAAAAAGTTCATATTGTAGAATTAGCTGAGCATATTCTACCTTTTGAAGACGAAGATGTTGCTCAAGAAGTGAAAAAATCATTAATTAAAAAAGGCGTTAAAGTATATGAGAAAACAAAAGTAAAAGATGTTAAAAAGGATGAAAATTATATTGTAATAGCAGAATCTGAAAATGGAGAAATAGAATTAACTGCTGACAGAGTATTATTAGCTGTTGGAAGAAGGCCAAATATCCCGGAAGATGTTAAAAAATTAGGTGTAACAATTGAAAGAGGAGTCGTTACTGACAATACTATGAAAACAAATATTGATAATATATATGCTATAGGGGATATTAGAGCAAAAATTATGTTAGCCCATGTAGCAATGTTTGAAGGTATTGTTGCTGCACATAATATTGCTGGAGAAAAAATGGAAATGGATTATTCAGCAGTTCCATCTATTATTTTCTCTTCTCCAGAAGTTGCTTCGACAGGATTAAAAGAAAAAGATTTAGATCCAGATAAGATAATAATAGGAAAATTCCCTGTTTCAGCTAATGGAAGAGCTAGAACAATGGAAGAAAGAGATGGATTTGCTAAGGTTATAGCGGATAAAGAAACAAAAAAAGTGTTAGGATTTGCTGTTGTTTCACCTTCTGCTACGGATATGATTATGGAAGGTGTTTTAGCTGTTAAACACGGATTAACCGTTGAAGAAGTTTCAAATTCTATACATCCACATCCTACTTTAACAGAAACAATTCTTGGAGCTTTTGAAGATGCTGAAGGAATGGCATTACATATATAA
- the tusB gene encoding sulfurtransferase complex subunit TusB codes for MALILVKFGIDHPIEKLKIKSAKKDDSIVFIQDGIYWNFENLSELTEGKTYLVKDDFLARGYTEEDANTNLIDYHEFIDLVEKEPKFIG; via the coding sequence ATGGCTTTAATATTAGTAAAATTTGGTATAGATCATCCTATTGAAAAACTAAAAATAAAAAGTGCAAAAAAAGATGATTCTATTGTATTTATACAAGACGGTATTTATTGGAATTTTGAAAACTTATCTGAATTAACAGAAGGAAAAACTTATTTAGTAAAAGATGATTTTTTAGCAAGAGGATATACAGAAGAAGATGCTAATACTAACTTAATTGATTATCATGAATTCATTGATTTAGTTGAAAAAGAACCTAAATTTATTGGTTAA
- a CDS encoding intracellular sulfur oxidation protein has protein sequence MGKKVLFVVYQSPVGSIWVNEGFRTTFGMYGEDIEPAVLLMEGASVALSKNTSPESLGLLPIRIVQRFIKRYETPVYGIKEDIEKYRVKNIDKNFNAEIINKDSLTDFSHQFDYVIFM, from the coding sequence ATGGGAAAAAAAGTTTTATTTGTTGTTTATCAATCTCCAGTAGGTTCAATTTGGGTAAATGAAGGTTTTAGAACTACATTTGGAATGTATGGAGAAGATATTGAACCAGCTGTTTTATTAATGGAAGGTGCTTCTGTAGCTTTATCAAAAAACACTTCTCCTGAATCACTTGGATTATTGCCAATAAGAATTGTTCAAAGATTTATAAAACGTTACGAAACACCTGTATATGGTATAAAAGAAGATATTGAAAAATACAGAGTTAAAAACATTGACAAAAATTTCAATGCTGAAATTATTAACAAAGACTCATTAACTGATTTTTCCCATCAATTTGATTATGTTATTTTCATGTGA
- a CDS encoding sulfurtransferase TusA family protein — protein sequence MSKYEVTKSIDVRGEVCPVPDVEAKRVVKKMKPGEILEVWIDYPMSKERIPEGMKKMGHEVIIFLFCDAAIASNNQIKPVRSDRKIPDLLKEVIDRGGKVEICGICMDYRGITTDMIVEGSNPSGLPELAALIYESDRFISLMA from the coding sequence ATGAGTAAATATGAAGTTACTAAGAGTATTGATGTAAGGGGTGAAGTTTGTCCAGTTCCAGACGTTGAAGCTAAAAGAGTTGTTAAAAAAATGAAACCTGGTGAAATTTTAGAGGTATGGATTGACTATCCAATGTCAAAGGAAAGAATTCCAGAAGGTATGAAAAAAATGGGCCATGAAGTTATTATATTTTTATTCTGTGATGCTGCAATCGCTTCAAATAATCAAATCAAACCCGTGAGATCTGATAGAAAAATTCCAGACCTTTTAAAAGAAGTTATTGATAGAGGCGGAAAAGTAGAAATATGTGGTATATGTATGGATTACAGAGGAATCACTACTGATATGATAGTTGAGGGATCTAATCCAAGTGGATTACCAGAACTCGCTGCATTAATATATGAAAGCGATAGATTCATTAGTTTAATGGCGTGA
- a CDS encoding SLAC1 family transporter translates to MEERIKGFAPSWFTIISPLGAYVASTHNISMFFKIKLIDYIGLGMYFLLTVIWLITFVNLTIFIFRKK, encoded by the coding sequence ATGGAAGAAAGAATTAAAGGTTTTGCTCCATCATGGTTTACAATTATATCCCCTCTTGGAGCATATGTTGCATCAACTCACAATATTTCCATGTTTTTCAAAATAAAGCTTATCGATTATATAGGATTGGGAATGTATTTCTTATTAACAGTTATATGGTTAATTACCTTTGTTAATTTAACTATTTTTATATTTAGAAAAAAATAA
- a CDS encoding 4Fe-4S dicluster domain-containing protein, with product MSTPNNMPTIGKDALGREVKDLTKISWWGMNRKEINWYPTIDHDKCAGCGLCFVTCGRRVFDWDDKLSKPVVAQPYNCMVGCQTCANLCPTSAISFPDVSEMKKLVAKNNVVKKSFEKIAPLINCDKPLDDEETESNFNKS from the coding sequence ATGTCAACACCAAATAATATGCCGACAATTGGCAAAGACGCTTTAGGTAGAGAAGTGAAAGATTTAACAAAGATATCCTGGTGGGGAATGAATAGAAAAGAAATAAATTGGTATCCAACTATTGATCATGATAAGTGTGCAGGTTGTGGATTGTGTTTTGTAACTTGTGGAAGAAGAGTATTTGATTGGGATGATAAACTATCAAAACCTGTAGTAGCTCAACCATATAATTGTATGGTTGGATGTCAAACCTGTGCGAATCTTTGTCCTACAAGTGCGATATCTTTTCCTGATGTTTCAGAAATGAAAAAGCTGGTAGCAAAAAATAATGTTGTGAAAAAATCTTTTGAAAAAATAGCTCCGCTTATTAATTGTGATAAACCATTAGATGATGAAGAAACTGAATCAAACTTTAATAAATCCTAA
- a CDS encoding ArsR/SmtB family transcription factor, giving the protein MSKKAEMTELKHDHDYYYDMAEFFSIFADPTRLKILHALLDGEKCVKKICQIVGLNQSTCSHQLKILRQYKVVKAKREGKFIRYSLDDSHIKDLIEVGEEHINE; this is encoded by the coding sequence ATGTCTAAAAAAGCAGAAATGACGGAATTAAAGCATGATCATGATTATTATTATGATATGGCAGAGTTTTTTTCTATATTTGCAGATCCCACAAGATTAAAAATTTTACACGCATTATTAGATGGTGAAAAATGTGTCAAAAAAATTTGTCAAATAGTTGGTTTAAATCAATCTACATGTTCGCATCAATTGAAGATTTTAAGACAATATAAAGTAGTAAAAGCAAAAAGAGAAGGTAAATTTATTCGTTACTCATTAGACGATTCTCATATTAAAGATTTAATTGAAGTTGGTGAAGAACATATCAATGAATAG
- a CDS encoding sulfite exporter TauE/SafE family protein: MIALGIVLFFITIVLSMLGKGGGEFFVPIFLAYGISYQQAASASLFILMVSGLIMMLVYHKKALIDWYTGTIMILSVASGSFLGGFISAKISVVLLKIIFSTLLLLSAFFISRKKRNLNIKFGPVLRRKCCDHEYDIPLIIVIPTVFVIGFIAGMVGISGGGLIVPLLIIIGNMPMRLAFATNSMMVLFSATTGFIGRGLSVGIDWKFNITMATFAALGSLIGSHFSTKVKTENLKKIFVYVILFAAVWMIIKIFI; this comes from the coding sequence ATGATAGCGCTTGGAATTGTTTTATTTTTTATAACTATTGTTTTATCCATGCTTGGAAAAGGTGGTGGAGAATTTTTTGTACCAATTTTTTTAGCATATGGTATATCCTATCAACAAGCGGCATCAGCTTCTTTGTTTATTTTAATGGTATCTGGTTTAATAATGATGTTGGTATATCATAAAAAGGCGTTAATAGATTGGTATACAGGTACAATAATGATTTTATCTGTTGCAAGTGGTTCTTTTTTAGGAGGATTTATTTCTGCAAAAATTAGTGTAGTGCTATTAAAAATTATATTTTCAACACTACTATTATTATCAGCATTTTTTATTTCAAGAAAAAAAAGAAATTTAAATATAAAATTTGGACCTGTGTTAAGAAGAAAATGTTGCGACCACGAATATGATATTCCCCTTATTATTGTAATTCCAACAGTTTTTGTTATCGGATTTATAGCTGGAATGGTTGGAATTTCAGGTGGTGGATTAATTGTTCCATTACTTATTATAATTGGTAATATGCCTATGCGTTTAGCTTTTGCTACTAATTCCATGATGGTTTTGTTTTCTGCAACAACGGGATTTATTGGAAGAGGTTTGAGTGTAGGAATTGATTGGAAGTTTAATATAACTATGGCAACATTTGCAGCGTTGGGATCATTGATTGGTTCCCATTTTTCAACAAAGGTAAAAACAGAAAACCTTAAGAAAATATTTGTATATGTCATTTTGTTTGCTGCTGTGTGGATGATAATAAAAATATTTATTTGA